Proteins from a single region of Macaca fascicularis isolate 582-1 chromosome 5, T2T-MFA8v1.1:
- the LOC123573452 gene encoding translation machinery-associated protein 7-like, with protein MSGCEGGKKKPLKQPKKQAKEMDEEDKAFKQKQKEKQKKLEELKAKAVGKGPLATGGIKKSGKK; from the coding sequence ATGTCTGGCTGTGAAGGTGGCAAGAAGAAGCCACTGAAACAGCCCAAGAAGCAGGCCAAGGAGATGGACGAGGAAGATAAGGCTTTcaagcagaaacaaaaagagaagcagaagaaACTCGAGGAGCTAAAAGCAAAGGCTGTGGGGAAGGGGCCCTTGGCCACAGGTGGAATTAAGAAATCTGGTAAAAAGTAA